The Cervus elaphus chromosome 12, mCerEla1.1, whole genome shotgun sequence genome includes a region encoding these proteins:
- the VCPKMT gene encoding protein-lysine methyltransferase METTL21D isoform X2 has protein sequence MAASLESSGEDPLRNFVRVLEKRDGTVLRLQQYGSGGVGCVVWDAAIVLSKYLETPGFAGDGAHALSRRSVLELGSGTGAVGLMAATLGADVIVTDLEELQDLLKMNINMNKHLVTGSVQAKSLEPLLKTLKDLSGSETCIICCYEQRTMGKNPEIEKKYFELLQLDFDFEKIPLEKHDEEYRSEDIHILYIRKKKSKFPS, from the exons ATGGCGGCCTCTCTGGAGTCCTCTGGGGAGGATCCGCTGCGGAACTTTGTGCGAGTTTTGGAGAAGCGAGATGGCACGGTGTTACGACTGCAGCAGTATGGCTCCGGCGGCGTGGGTTGCGTTGTTTGGGACGCTGCCATTGTCCTTTCTAAATATCTGGAAACGCCCGGATTTGCCGGCGATGGGGCCCACGCGCTGAGCCGGCGGTCGGTGCTAGAGCTGGGCTCGGGCACCGGGGCTGTGGGGCTCATGGCCGCTACCCTCGG GGCAGATGTCATAGTCACCGATCTTGAGGAATTGCAAGACTTGCTGAAGATGAATATTAATATGAACAAGCATCTTGTCACTGGTTCTGTTCAAGCCAAG TCTTTGGAGCCATTGTTGAAAACCCTAAAAGATCTCAGTGGGTCTGAGACTTGTATTATATGTTGTTATGAACAGCGAACAATGGGGAAAAATCCAGAAAtcgagaaaaaatattttgag ctCCTTCAACTAGACTTTGACTTTGAAAAAATTCCTTTGGAAAAACATGATGAAGAATATCGAAGTGAAGATATTCACATTTTatacatcagaaagaaaaaatcg aaatTTCCATCATGA
- the VCPKMT gene encoding protein-lysine methyltransferase METTL21D isoform X1, protein MAASLESSGEDPLRNFVRVLEKRDGTVLRLQQYGSGGVGCVVWDAAIVLSKYLETPGFAGDGAHALSRRSVLELGSGTGAVGLMAATLGADVIVTDLEELQDLLKMNINMNKHLVTGSVQAKVLKWGEELEDFPSPPDYILMADCIYYEESLEPLLKTLKDLSGSETCIICCYEQRTMGKNPEIEKKYFELLQLDFDFEKIPLEKHDEEYRSEDIHILYIRKKKSKFPS, encoded by the exons ATGGCGGCCTCTCTGGAGTCCTCTGGGGAGGATCCGCTGCGGAACTTTGTGCGAGTTTTGGAGAAGCGAGATGGCACGGTGTTACGACTGCAGCAGTATGGCTCCGGCGGCGTGGGTTGCGTTGTTTGGGACGCTGCCATTGTCCTTTCTAAATATCTGGAAACGCCCGGATTTGCCGGCGATGGGGCCCACGCGCTGAGCCGGCGGTCGGTGCTAGAGCTGGGCTCGGGCACCGGGGCTGTGGGGCTCATGGCCGCTACCCTCGG GGCAGATGTCATAGTCACCGATCTTGAGGAATTGCAAGACTTGCTGAAGATGAATATTAATATGAACAAGCATCTTGTCACTGGTTCTGTTCAAGCCAAGGTACTGAAATG GGGGGAAGAATTAGAAGACTTTCCTTCTCCGCCAGACTATATACTGATGGCTGACTGCATATACTACGAAGAG TCTTTGGAGCCATTGTTGAAAACCCTAAAAGATCTCAGTGGGTCTGAGACTTGTATTATATGTTGTTATGAACAGCGAACAATGGGGAAAAATCCAGAAAtcgagaaaaaatattttgag ctCCTTCAACTAGACTTTGACTTTGAAAAAATTCCTTTGGAAAAACATGATGAAGAATATCGAAGTGAAGATATTCACATTTTatacatcagaaagaaaaaatcg aaatTTCCATCATGA